The Streptomyces rubrogriseus genomic sequence ACTGGGGGAACCGCATGGCACGAACCTGGGAGGGACCGGCGGGGCGGCTGCTGCTCGGACTTGCGGTGCTGCTGCACCGGACGGTCACGGACCGGGCCGCGAAGAGAAGACTAGAACACTGGCGCAACGCCGCTCTGCGCGCCGCGTACCGGCGGGGCGTGCCGGTCGGGGTGCTCGCCTCCCGGACGCGGCTGACGCAGAGGTGGGTCAGGACGGTGGTCACCGGCGGGAAGCCCCCGCCGGTGGACGAGGCCGCATGAGGGTCAGGGCGTGTAGACCGACGGCCGCGGGGCCGTCGGCATCCCGCTTCCGAGGAAGAAGCTCGGGTGCGGCGGCTGGTTGTAGGCGGTGTTCTGCCAGGACAGGGCGGTGCGGTACTGGGTGTCGTGGAGAAGGGTCGTGATGCGGGTGTCCGTGTCGTAGGGGGTGGAGTAGATGCGCAGGGCCGTGTTGTTCGACGTGCGCCAGACGACCTCCTCGCGCCAGTCGCCGAGGATGTCGCCGGCCAGGACCGGGGTGGCCTTGGTGCCGTTGTTGGAGGCGACGCCGGAGCCGGTGAGCAGGCGGGTGTCGCCCGAGGTGCCGTACTTGTCGACGTGGGTGCCGTCGAGGAGTTCGCGGCCGGTGTCGCCGTCCCACCAGGACAGGAAGTTGGCGCTGGAGGGTTTGCGGCTGCTGACGACGGTGCCCTTGGGGTTGCGGATGCCGCTCTCGGCGGACGACCAGGACTCGGCGCCCGCACTGCCCGACCAGATGTCCCCGGAGACGCCGCGGCCGTTGTCGCCGCTCGCGCCGGTGGACCAGAGGATCTGGCCCGTGCGGGCGTCCGCCATGTACGACGAGGGCTTCGAGCCGTCCTCGTCGACCTTGAACTCCTCCAGGCCCGCACGGGACGGGTCGAGGTCGCCGACGTGCATGGCGTCGCCGTGGCCGTTCCGGGTGGTCCACAGGGCGTAGCCGTTGTCGTCGACGGCCATCGCGCCGTAGACGATCTCGTCCCGGCCGTCGCCGTCCACGTCCGCGACGGAGAGCTGGTGGTTGCCCTGGCCGTCGTAGCCCTTGCCGCTGTTGGTGGAGGAGTTGGTGTCGAAGGTCCAGCGGCGGGTGAACTGCCCGTTCCGCCAGTCCCAGGCGGCGATCACCGTGCGCGTGTAGTAGCCGCGCGCCATGATCACGGAGGGGCGGGAGCCGTCCAGGTACGCCGTGCCCGCCAGGAACCGGTCGACGCGGTTGCCGTAGGAGTCGCCCCAGGAGGAGACCGAGCCGCGGGCCGGCACGTAGTCGACGGTGCCCATGGCCCTGCCGGTCCGGCCGTTGAACATGGTGAGGTATTCGGGGCCCGAGAGGACGTAGCCGCTCGAGTTGCGGTGGTCCGCCGACGAACTGCCGATGACCGCGCCGCTGCCGTCCGTGGTGCCGTCGGCGGTCTTCATGGCGACCTCGGCCAGGCCGTCGCCGTCGTAGTCGTACACCTGGAACTGGGTGTAATGGGCGCCGGAGCGGATGTTGCGGCCCAGGTCGACGCGCCACAGGCGGGTGCCGTCGAGCTTGATGCCGTCGACGATCGTGTTGCCGGTGTAGCCGGACTGGGAGTTGTCCTTGGCGTTGGTCGGCTGCCACTTGAGGACGATGTCGAGGGCGCCGTCGCCGTCGAGGTCGCCGACGGAGGCGTCGTTGGCCTCGTAGGTGTAGGAGACACCGTCGGGGGTGGTGCCGCCG encodes the following:
- a CDS encoding rhamnogalacturonan lyase encodes the protein MAAALAAAGLLAAGLTALAPDTAEAATARQVEALDRGVVSVHTGDGNLVGWRWLGTDPDNVAFNVYRAGTKVNSSPVTGSTTYFHSGAPSHADYTVRAVVNGTEQGDSVHAIQFRAGYKDVPISPPSGGTTPDGVSYTYEANDASVGDLDGDGALDIVLKWQPTNAKDNSQSGYTGNTIVDGIKLDGTRLWRVDLGRNIRSGAHYTQFQVYDYDGDGLAEVAMKTADGTTDGSGAVIGSSSADHRNSSGYVLSGPEYLTMFNGRTGRAMGTVDYVPARGSVSSWGDSYGNRVDRFLAGTAYLDGSRPSVIMARGYYTRTVIAAWDWRNGQFTRRWTFDTNSSTNSGKGYDGQGNHQLSVADVDGDGRDEIVYGAMAVDDNGYALWTTRNGHGDAMHVGDLDPSRAGLEEFKVDEDGSKPSSYMADARTGQILWSTGASGDNGRGVSGDIWSGSAGAESWSSAESGIRNPKGTVVSSRKPSSANFLSWWDGDTGRELLDGTHVDKYGTSGDTRLLTGSGVASNNGTKATPVLAGDILGDWREEVVWRTSNNTALRIYSTPYDTDTRITTLLHDTQYRTALSWQNTAYNQPPHPSFFLGSGMPTAPRPSVYTP